One Gossypium hirsutum isolate 1008001.06 chromosome A11, Gossypium_hirsutum_v2.1, whole genome shotgun sequence genomic window carries:
- the LOC107909804 gene encoding cyclic pyranopterin monophosphate synthase, mitochondrial, translating to MFLRRLAVIVPRSTRFFSSKGSLDLGSTIAELNKEMESVFGEPPPEGLANSGNRSCMAQDAHHNSHVILGSTNDKFAAQELSSISHHLGENKPGLSHVGSTGKAQMVDVSPKENSSRTAIASCKVVLGKKVFDLVLANQMAKGDVLTVAKIAGINGAKHTSTLIPLCHNITLAHVRVDLRLNPEDFSVEIEGEAASTGKTGVEMEAMTAVSIAGLTVYDMCKAASKDIQVTDIRLERKTGGKTGYWCWEE from the exons ATGTTTCTTCGTCGACTTGCTGTGATAGTTCCTCGCTCTACAAGGTTCTTCAGCAGTAAAGGTAGCCTTGACCTTGGAAGCACCATAGCTGAACTCAATAAG GAAATGGAATCTGTCTTTGGTGAACCTCCTCCAGAAGGACTAGCCAATTCTGGAAATAGAAGCTGCATGGCTCAAGATGCCCACCATAACTCTCATGTTATTTTGGGTTCTACTAATGATAAGTTTGCAGCTCAAGAACTGAGCTCTATATCTCATCATTTAGGTGAAAATAAGCCTGGTCTGTCCCATGTTGGCAGCACAGGGAAAGCCCAAATGGTAGATGTCTCACCCAAAGAAAATAGTAGCAGAACTGCTATTGCTAGTTGTAAAGTAGTTTTGGGGAAAAAGGTGTTTGATTTGGTCTTGGCCAACCAGATGGCTAAGGGGGATGTTCTTACTGTGGCAAAAATTGCTGGCATAAATGGGGCAAAGCACACCAGCACTCTCATCCCTTTATGCCACAACATCACTTTGGCTCATGTTCGTGTTGACCTAAGACTCAATCCTGAGGATTTTAGTGTTGAAATAGAAGGAGAAGCGGCTAGCACAGGTAAAACTGGGGTTGAGATGGAAGCAATGACAGCTGTGAGTATAGCGGGATTAACCGTGTATGACATGTGCAAGGCCGCTTCAAAAGATATCCAGGTCACAGATATACGGCTTGAGCGTAAAACTGGTGGGAAGACTGGATATTGGTGCTGGGAGGAATAA